In one window of Syngnathus scovelli strain Florida chromosome 22, RoL_Ssco_1.2, whole genome shotgun sequence DNA:
- the tmbim4 gene encoding protein lifeguard 4 produces MSCEKYPRSSIEDDFNYGTNVATASVQIRMDFLRKVYTLLSLQIILTTGTSALFMFSQTIKDFVHASPAVVLVSALGSLALLLALAVYRHKHPVNLYLLFVFTLLEAISVATALTFYEYSTVLQALFLTCAVFAGLTAYTFQSKRDFTKLGAGLFSCLWILLIASVMRVFFNSDSTELLFAGTGAFIFCGFIIYDTHLLMKQLSPEEHILASINLYLDIVNLFLHILRILDSMKKH; encoded by the exons ATGAGCTGTGAAAAATATCCGAGATCTTCGATTGAAGATGACTTCAACTATGGCACTAATGTCGCTACAGCCAGCGTTCAGATACGTATGG ATTTCCTGCGGAAGGTGTACACCCTCCTAAGCTTGCAGATCATTCTGACAACGGGCACATCTGCCCTTTTTATGTTCTCTCAAaccatcaaggactttgttcaTGCCAG CCCTGCTGTTGTTTTGGTTTCCGCTCTGGGATCTTTGGCCCTGCTTCTGGCCTTGGCTGTTTACAGACACAAGCATCCCGTCAATCTCTACTTGCTGTTTGTATTT ACTCTGCTGGAGGCGATCTCAGTGGCCACTGCTT TGACCTTCTACGAATACTCTACCGTGCTCCAAGCCTTGTTCCTGACCTGTGCCGTGTTCGCTGGACTGACTGCTTACACCTTTCAATCCAAAAGAGATTTCACTAAACTGGGAGCAGG CCTTTTTTCCTGTTTGTGGATCCTCCTGATTGCAAGCGTTATGAGG GTGTTTTTTAACAGCGACAGCACAGAGCTGCTGTTCGCCGGAACCGGCGCGTTCATCTTCTGCGGTTTCATCATCTACGACACCcacctgctgatgaagcagctcTCCCCCGAGGAGCATATCTTGGCCTCCATCAATCTCTACCTGGACATCGTCAACCTCTTCCTTCACATTTTGCGTATCCTAGACTCGATGAAGAAGCACTAA
- the irak3 gene encoding interleukin-1 receptor-associated kinase 3 isoform X2: protein MDPNTFLYNVPPVLIERFCEIMDTGCNRYGWRELAARILPSFTEVRKYERVEEGGRSPTKELLWSWAQRNAQVQDLLKVLQDMGHSRAIKHFQDHFYEVNDVASQPPPPRLHFNQIICAHEEPQPQISLRKILEATRDFNHEMRISEGCFADIYLARMGGRTFAVKLFKKVNNISWKNLWDNFQKDMELHQLRRHPNILELSGCFSDETRYCLVSPYMPKGSLFHRLHRRNGGLPLSWQERFTIMNKIAKALHYLHESQPCGVICGNLSSSNILLDDDTQPKLSDFYLAQLRPHSVNRNHTITLDAGSHGNPEYLPEEYLRNGKLSTSLDIFSFGMVVMETMTGRKVVEELPKRTQLRDLLTEVEDSGSIDSCLQFLDTSAGQWPTSLARSLLDLSLRCVSSQHHCRPSMENVLSQLLPPPSFSSLDHPHSLDDSAAIHIQHSPSPSIPVEHDEQRSLPGSPAQAQPCECSQSEVTYLNVTETVETKGEGNPSYKSWPVQCSCQAETGGLSCEDCRANGFSNTSQDLAE, encoded by the exons ATGGACCCAAACACCTTTCTCTACAATGTCCCTCCGGTCCTCATTGAAAGGTTTTGTGAGATTATGGACACCGGATGTAATCGCTACGGATGGCGCGAACTTG CCGCTCGTATCCTCCCGAGCTTCACAGAGGTCCGCAAGTACGAGCGCGTGGAGGAAGGTGGTCGCAGTCCCACCAAGGAGCTTCTGTGGTCCTGGGCTCAGCGTAACGCGCAAGTGCAGGACTTGCTGAAAGTCCTGCAGGACATGGGCCACTCTAGGGCCATAAAACACTTTCAGGACCACTTTTATGAAGTCAATGATGTTGCATCCCAGCCGCCTCCACCTAGATTACACTTCAATCAAATAATATGCGCACATG AAGAACCTCAGCCACAAATCAGTTTGAGGAAAATCTTAGAGGCAACTAGAGATTTTAACCACGAAATGAGAATTTCGGAAGGCTGCTTCGCCGATATTTACTTGGCACGGATGGGAGGCAGAACATTCGCCGTGAAACTTTTCAAAAAG GTCAATAACATATCCTGGAAGAATCTGTGGGACAATTTCCAAAAAGATATGGAACTCCATCAGCT GCGCAGACATCCAAACATTCTCGAGTTGTCGGGCTGCTTTTCTGACGAAACGCGCTACTGTCTGGTTTCCCCTTACATGCCGAAGGGATCGCTCTTCCACAGACTCCATCGTCGG AACGGTGGATTGCCTTTGTCCTGGCAAGAACGTTTCACCATCATGAATAAAATCGCCAAGGCTTTACATTATCTCCATGAGTCCCAACCATGCGGAGTCATCTGTGGGAATCTTTCCAG CTCTAATATACTCCTGGATGACGACACGCAACCCAAGCTGTCCGATTTCTACCTGGCCCAACTTCGTCCTCATTCGGTGAATCGTAATCATACCATCACCCTGGATGCAGGTTCCCACGGCAACCCGGAGTACCTCCCCGAGGAGTACCTCCGAAATGGCAAACTCTCAACCAGTTTGGATATTTTCAGCTTCGGAATG GTCGTCATGGAAACGATGACAGGACGTAAAGTCGTAGAGGAGCTGCCAAAACGTACGCAGCTG CGGGATTTGCTCACCGAAGTGGAGGACAGCGGCAGCATAGACTCTTGTCTGCAGTTTTTGGATACGTCAGCCGGTCAATGGCCAACGTCTTTGGCGCGTAGTCTTCTGGATCTTTCTTTGCGATGTGTCTCGAGTCAACATCACTGCAGACCCAGCATGGAGAAC GTCTTGAGTCAGCTGCTGCCACCTCCCAGCTTCTCCTCTTTGGACCACCCTCACAGCCTGGATGATAGCGCCGCTATTCACATCCAGCACAGCCCGTCACCCAGCATCCCCGTGGAACACGACGAACAGCGCAGCCTCCCTGGTTCTCCGGCGCAGGCACAACCCTGCGAATGCAGCCAATCAGAGGTGACATATCTAAATGTGACTGAGACTGTGGAAACCAAAGGAGAAGGAAACCCGTCGTACAAAAGCTGGCCAGTACAATGCAGCTGCCAAGCTGAGACTGGAGGTCTTTCCTGTGAGGACTGCAGGGCTAATGGTTTTAGCAACACTAGCCAGGACTTGGCTGAGTAA
- the irak3 gene encoding interleukin-1 receptor-associated kinase 3 isoform X3 gives MDPNTFLYNVPPVLIERFCEIMDTGCNRYGWRELAARILPSFTEVRKYERVEEGGRSPTKELLWSWAQRNAQVQDLLKVLQDMGHSRAIKHFQDHFYEVNDVASQPPPPRLHFNQIICAHEPQPQISLRKILEATRDFNHEMRISEGCFADIYLARMGGRTFAVKLFKKVNNISWKNLWDNFQKDMELHQLRRHPNILELSGCFSDETRYCLVSPYMPKGSLFHRLHRRNGGLPLSWQERFTIMNKIAKALHYLHESQPCGVICGNLSSSNILLDDDTQPKLSDFYLAQLRPHSVNRNHTITLDAGSHGNPEYLPEEYLRNGKLSTSLDIFSFGMVVMETMTGRKVVEELPKRTQLRDLLTEVEDSGSIDSCLQFLDTSAGQWPTSLARSLLDLSLRCVSSQHHCRPSMENVLSQLLPPPSFSSLDHPHSLDDSAAIHIQHSPSPSIPVEHDEQRSLPGSPAQAQPCECSQSEVTYLNVTETVETKGEGNPSYKSWPVQCSCQAETGGLSCEDCRANGFSNTSQDLAE, from the exons ATGGACCCAAACACCTTTCTCTACAATGTCCCTCCGGTCCTCATTGAAAGGTTTTGTGAGATTATGGACACCGGATGTAATCGCTACGGATGGCGCGAACTTG CCGCTCGTATCCTCCCGAGCTTCACAGAGGTCCGCAAGTACGAGCGCGTGGAGGAAGGTGGTCGCAGTCCCACCAAGGAGCTTCTGTGGTCCTGGGCTCAGCGTAACGCGCAAGTGCAGGACTTGCTGAAAGTCCTGCAGGACATGGGCCACTCTAGGGCCATAAAACACTTTCAGGACCACTTTTATGAAGTCAATGATGTTGCATCCCAGCCGCCTCCACCTAGATTACACTTCAATCAAATAATATGCGCACATG AACCTCAGCCACAAATCAGTTTGAGGAAAATCTTAGAGGCAACTAGAGATTTTAACCACGAAATGAGAATTTCGGAAGGCTGCTTCGCCGATATTTACTTGGCACGGATGGGAGGCAGAACATTCGCCGTGAAACTTTTCAAAAAG GTCAATAACATATCCTGGAAGAATCTGTGGGACAATTTCCAAAAAGATATGGAACTCCATCAGCT GCGCAGACATCCAAACATTCTCGAGTTGTCGGGCTGCTTTTCTGACGAAACGCGCTACTGTCTGGTTTCCCCTTACATGCCGAAGGGATCGCTCTTCCACAGACTCCATCGTCGG AACGGTGGATTGCCTTTGTCCTGGCAAGAACGTTTCACCATCATGAATAAAATCGCCAAGGCTTTACATTATCTCCATGAGTCCCAACCATGCGGAGTCATCTGTGGGAATCTTTCCAG CTCTAATATACTCCTGGATGACGACACGCAACCCAAGCTGTCCGATTTCTACCTGGCCCAACTTCGTCCTCATTCGGTGAATCGTAATCATACCATCACCCTGGATGCAGGTTCCCACGGCAACCCGGAGTACCTCCCCGAGGAGTACCTCCGAAATGGCAAACTCTCAACCAGTTTGGATATTTTCAGCTTCGGAATG GTCGTCATGGAAACGATGACAGGACGTAAAGTCGTAGAGGAGCTGCCAAAACGTACGCAGCTG CGGGATTTGCTCACCGAAGTGGAGGACAGCGGCAGCATAGACTCTTGTCTGCAGTTTTTGGATACGTCAGCCGGTCAATGGCCAACGTCTTTGGCGCGTAGTCTTCTGGATCTTTCTTTGCGATGTGTCTCGAGTCAACATCACTGCAGACCCAGCATGGAGAAC GTCTTGAGTCAGCTGCTGCCACCTCCCAGCTTCTCCTCTTTGGACCACCCTCACAGCCTGGATGATAGCGCCGCTATTCACATCCAGCACAGCCCGTCACCCAGCATCCCCGTGGAACACGACGAACAGCGCAGCCTCCCTGGTTCTCCGGCGCAGGCACAACCCTGCGAATGCAGCCAATCAGAGGTGACATATCTAAATGTGACTGAGACTGTGGAAACCAAAGGAGAAGGAAACCCGTCGTACAAAAGCTGGCCAGTACAATGCAGCTGCCAAGCTGAGACTGGAGGTCTTTCCTGTGAGGACTGCAGGGCTAATGGTTTTAGCAACACTAGCCAGGACTTGGCTGAGTAA
- the irak3 gene encoding interleukin-1 receptor-associated kinase 3 isoform X1 — protein MDPNTFLYNVPPVLIERFCEIMDTGCNRYGWRELAARILPSFTEVRKYERVEEGGRSPTKELLWSWAQRNAQVQDLLKVLQDMGHSRAIKHFQDHFYEVNDVASQPPPPRLHFNQIICAHVFSPEEPQPQISLRKILEATRDFNHEMRISEGCFADIYLARMGGRTFAVKLFKKVNNISWKNLWDNFQKDMELHQLRRHPNILELSGCFSDETRYCLVSPYMPKGSLFHRLHRRNGGLPLSWQERFTIMNKIAKALHYLHESQPCGVICGNLSSSNILLDDDTQPKLSDFYLAQLRPHSVNRNHTITLDAGSHGNPEYLPEEYLRNGKLSTSLDIFSFGMVVMETMTGRKVVEELPKRTQLRDLLTEVEDSGSIDSCLQFLDTSAGQWPTSLARSLLDLSLRCVSSQHHCRPSMENVLSQLLPPPSFSSLDHPHSLDDSAAIHIQHSPSPSIPVEHDEQRSLPGSPAQAQPCECSQSEVTYLNVTETVETKGEGNPSYKSWPVQCSCQAETGGLSCEDCRANGFSNTSQDLAE, from the exons ATGGACCCAAACACCTTTCTCTACAATGTCCCTCCGGTCCTCATTGAAAGGTTTTGTGAGATTATGGACACCGGATGTAATCGCTACGGATGGCGCGAACTTG CCGCTCGTATCCTCCCGAGCTTCACAGAGGTCCGCAAGTACGAGCGCGTGGAGGAAGGTGGTCGCAGTCCCACCAAGGAGCTTCTGTGGTCCTGGGCTCAGCGTAACGCGCAAGTGCAGGACTTGCTGAAAGTCCTGCAGGACATGGGCCACTCTAGGGCCATAAAACACTTTCAGGACCACTTTTATGAAGTCAATGATGTTGCATCCCAGCCGCCTCCACCTAGATTACACTTCAATCAAATAATATGCGCACATG TGTTTTCTCCAGAAGAACCTCAGCCACAAATCAGTTTGAGGAAAATCTTAGAGGCAACTAGAGATTTTAACCACGAAATGAGAATTTCGGAAGGCTGCTTCGCCGATATTTACTTGGCACGGATGGGAGGCAGAACATTCGCCGTGAAACTTTTCAAAAAG GTCAATAACATATCCTGGAAGAATCTGTGGGACAATTTCCAAAAAGATATGGAACTCCATCAGCT GCGCAGACATCCAAACATTCTCGAGTTGTCGGGCTGCTTTTCTGACGAAACGCGCTACTGTCTGGTTTCCCCTTACATGCCGAAGGGATCGCTCTTCCACAGACTCCATCGTCGG AACGGTGGATTGCCTTTGTCCTGGCAAGAACGTTTCACCATCATGAATAAAATCGCCAAGGCTTTACATTATCTCCATGAGTCCCAACCATGCGGAGTCATCTGTGGGAATCTTTCCAG CTCTAATATACTCCTGGATGACGACACGCAACCCAAGCTGTCCGATTTCTACCTGGCCCAACTTCGTCCTCATTCGGTGAATCGTAATCATACCATCACCCTGGATGCAGGTTCCCACGGCAACCCGGAGTACCTCCCCGAGGAGTACCTCCGAAATGGCAAACTCTCAACCAGTTTGGATATTTTCAGCTTCGGAATG GTCGTCATGGAAACGATGACAGGACGTAAAGTCGTAGAGGAGCTGCCAAAACGTACGCAGCTG CGGGATTTGCTCACCGAAGTGGAGGACAGCGGCAGCATAGACTCTTGTCTGCAGTTTTTGGATACGTCAGCCGGTCAATGGCCAACGTCTTTGGCGCGTAGTCTTCTGGATCTTTCTTTGCGATGTGTCTCGAGTCAACATCACTGCAGACCCAGCATGGAGAAC GTCTTGAGTCAGCTGCTGCCACCTCCCAGCTTCTCCTCTTTGGACCACCCTCACAGCCTGGATGATAGCGCCGCTATTCACATCCAGCACAGCCCGTCACCCAGCATCCCCGTGGAACACGACGAACAGCGCAGCCTCCCTGGTTCTCCGGCGCAGGCACAACCCTGCGAATGCAGCCAATCAGAGGTGACATATCTAAATGTGACTGAGACTGTGGAAACCAAAGGAGAAGGAAACCCGTCGTACAAAAGCTGGCCAGTACAATGCAGCTGCCAAGCTGAGACTGGAGGTCTTTCCTGTGAGGACTGCAGGGCTAATGGTTTTAGCAACACTAGCCAGGACTTGGCTGAGTAA
- the lemd3 gene encoding inner nuclear membrane protein Man1 — translation MASTQLTDEELYSELKRLGFTPGPVTESTRPVYLKKLKKLREEHQRGVRVAKTRSGAAVNSSGGNTAGDRPASHNVTHLSSSRRPGRKSTVLGFSSDESDVEAPLIRKALNHGGAPRRSPALKIKLDKEKSRHGAGNPLNSNNSTLAPGGNRRISSCWGPGVKTTAEADGVNYDESEDEFERGLEKSSRSLNGSRASHLHTSKLAAGNYSDSDEEAAEEGWGLGGDPQRDSLEPRRGHAKAPSPPGSLNMVSRRKEGAESDDAMRSYPRKTIYVSLNDNHRGEAENNHADRQDVSRFSIGLRPRFSKYSSLANTYSGNHSNHTTPNHSYSQPQKEKLSSAPVDELFQQFKREEVATSSGFSAHYLSMFLLTAACLFFLALGFMYLRMRGTGSSEVDGVIKSHPFGIEFDQTHNKTVRDLILNLLLDLHDHLAHIAGQHDCGDQQYPNRSLSIEEASAYLTTQNATFEDLVYTSLEWIIKTGQDVGIRLSGKVADETMTDVSEVAWLESTHPRMSFTCRFRRAFLTVISRVSLLAAAVGGVWGLVCYVKYRWRREEEETRQMYHMVERIIDVLKSHNDACQENQDLQPYLPIPHVRDSLVQPQDRKKMQRIWERAEKFLSANESRIRTERVRIGGSDFLVWRWIQPSLSCDKTSKVWQGEAFTLDWRNSPPNSLTPCLKIRNMFDPVMEVGENWDLAIHEAILEKCSDNSGIVHIAVDKKCREGCVYVKCLSAEHSGKAFKALHGSWFNGKLVTVKYLRLDRYHQRFPQSKACNTPLKASSLHANATNTTASSPTRGAANSSGFS, via the exons ATGGCGTCAACGCAGTTAACGGACGAGGAGCTTTACTCTGAATTGAAGCGCCTCGGTTTCACTCCGGGTCCGGTTACCGAAAGCACTCGGCCGGTGTATTTGAAGAAGCTCAAGAAGCTTCGCGAGGAGCACCAACGAGGAGTTCGAGTCGCCAAAACCCGCAGCGGCGCGGCCGTCAACAGCAGTGGCGGCAACACGGCGGGAGACAGGCCAGCCAGCCATAACGTCACGCACCTGAGCTCCAGCAGGAGACCGGGCCGGAAGTCCACCGTTCTCGGCTTCAGCTCGGACGAATCTGACGTCGAAGCTCCGTTAATAAGGAAGGCTCTCAACCACGGCGGGGCGCCGCGGAGGAGCCCCGCTTTAAAAATAAAGCTCGATAAAGAGAAAAGTCGACATGGCGCGGGGAATCCACTGAACAGCAACAATTCTACGTTGGCTCCGGGGGGTAACCGACGGATCTCCTCGTGTTGGGGACCCGGCGTTAAAACGACTGCCGAAGCGGATGGAGTGAATTACGATGAATCTGAGGACGAATTTGAAAGGGGCCTGGAGAAGTCCTCGCGCTCTTTAAATGGCAGTAGGGCGTCACACTTGCATACAAGTAAGCTAGCTGCTGGGAATTACTCCGACTCCGACGAAGAGGCGGCGGAAGAGGGTTGGGGCCTTGGTGGAGACCCACAGCGGGATAGTCTGGAGCCCAGACGGGGCCACGCGAAGGCGCCGAGCCCACCCGGGAGTCTAAACATGGTGAGCAGACGGAAGGAGGGGGCTGAGAGCGACGACGCGATGAGAAGCTATCCGAGGAAGACCATCTACGTGTCGCTTAACGACAACCATAGAGGAGAAGCGGAGAACAACCACGCCGACCGCCAGGACGTCAGTCGCTTCAGCATTGGGCTGAGACCGCGATTTTCCAAGTACAGCAGCCTGGCCAATACCTACAGCGGCAACCactccaaccacaccacccccaACCACTCATACAGCCAGCCCCAGAAGGAAAAGCTTTCTTCTGCACCGGTGGATGAGCTTTTCCAGCAGTTCAAAAGGGAAGAGGTGGCCACCTCCAGCGGGTTCAGTGCCCACTACCTGTCCATGTTTCTCCTCACGGCTGCATGCCTCTTCTTCCTTGCCCTGGGCTTCATGTACCTCAGGATGAGGGGCACTGGATCATCAGAGGTGGATGGAGTCA TTAAGAGTCATCCTTTTGGCATCGAGTTCGACCAGACGCAT AACAAGACCGTTAGGGACCTCATCTTGAACCTGCTGCTAGATCTCCATGATCATCTGGCGCACATCGCTG gccAACATGACTGTGGAGATCAGCAATATCCCAACAGAAGTCTGTCCATAGAAGAAGCCTCTGCTTATTTGACG ACTCAAAATGCGACGTTTGAGGACTTAGTCTACACGTCGCTTGAATGGATCATCAAGACAGGCCAAGACGTTGGGATAAG GCTGTCCGGTAAGGTCGCCGATGAAACAATGACCGACGTGTCCGAGGTCGCTTGGCTGGAATCCACGCATCCAAGGATGTCCTTCACGTGCCGCTTCCGCCGAGCTTTCCTCACCGTCATCAGCAGAGTTTCCCTCCTGGCAGCCG CGGTCGGCGGCGTGTGGGGCCTGGTGTGCTACGTTAAGTATCGCTGgaggagagaggaggaggaaaccAGACAGATGTATCACATGGTGGAGAGGATCATCG ATGTTCTAAAGAGCCATAATGACGCTTGTCAAGAGAATCAAGATCTTCAGCCGTACCTGCCTATACCCCACGTCAGAGACTCCTTGGTTCAACCTCAGGACCG GAAGAAAATGCAGAGAATCTGGGAGCGGGCCGAGAAATTTCTGTCGGCCAACGAATCCAGAATTCGAACGGAGCGCGTGAGAATCGGGGGATCCGACTTTCTTGTTTGGAGGTGGATCCAGCCGTCTCTCAGCTGCGACAAGACCTCCAAAGTTTGGCAGGGAGAAG CTTTCACTCTCGACTGGCGGAATTCGCCACCAAACAGCCTGACGCCGTGTCTGAAGATCCGGAACATGTTTGACCCCGTCAT GGAGGTCGGGGAGAACTGGGATCTCGCCATCCACGAGGCCATCCTGGAGAAGTGCAGCGACAACAGCGGCATCGTCCACATCGCGGTGGACAAGAAGTGTCGAGAG GGCTGCGTGTACGTGAAGTGCCTCTCCGCCGAGCACTCAGGGAAAGCCTTCAAGGCGCTTCATGGCTCTTGGTTTAATG GTAAGCTGGTGACGGTGAAATACCTGCGTTTGGACCGCTACCACCAACGCTTCCCGCAGTCAAAGGCCTGCAACACACCCCTGAAGGCCTCCAGCCTCCACGCAAACGCCACGAACACTACGGCCAGCTCGCCCACGCGCGGCGCGGCCAACTCCTCAGGCTTCTCGTGA
- the b2m gene encoding beta-2-microglobulin — protein sequence MVTSDMKFVVIFGFLTAVYLVDSKFQAPTVQVYSHLPAKFGEPNMLICHVSQFHPPDITIQLFKNGEELTKANETDLSFGKNWHFYLTKHAEFMPMRDDKYFCRVTHASSPPRNIDWEANM from the exons ATGGTCACTTCAGACATGAAGTTCGTGGTAATCTTCGGATTTCTAACAGCTGTCTACTTGGTGGACTCCAAGTTCC AGGCCCCGACTGTGCAAGTATACAGTCACTTGCCAGCAAAGTTCGGAGAGCCGAACATGCTCATCTGCCACGTGAGCCAGTTCCATCCCCCGGACATCACCATCCAGTTGTTCAAGAATGGAGAGGAGCTCACAAAAGCCAATGAGACCGACTTGAGCTTCGGAAAGAATTGGCATTTCTATCTCACCAAGCATGCTGAGTTCATGCCGATGAGGGATGACAAATATTTCTGCAGAGTCACCCATGCCTCAAGTCCTCCCCGCAATATTGACTGGG AAGCCAATATGTGA